CACGCCAATCGGATCTTCGTCATTAAATGTGCCGGGACGTGAAGTGAGCGAATACCATTCCCCTTCCAGGTACATGGAAAAATTGTGCAGGCTTTCGGGCTTATAAATGTCTTTCCCGCGGTTTTCCACGACAAAGTTTTGCTCAATTTTTTGAATAAAATCAGCTTTGGAAAGCCCTGCAAGGTCTTTGACGACCCGGTTGTAATCGATGATACGGAGTTGATTGTCAGGAAAATGAACAGCCAGGAAATAGTTGTAGGCTTCTTCTCCGGTATGGTTTGGATTGGCCTTTCGGCGTTCATCCCCTACGAGCGCGGCGGCTGCGGTGCGGTGGTGTCCGTCGGCAACATAAGTGAAAGGTACTTTTTCAGAAAAAAGTTGTACCAAACGGCGTACGACAGCTTCCTCTTTCACCACCCAAAGCGTATGGCCGATGCCATCTTCCGCGATAAAATCATAGTCTGGCGTTTCTTTTTCTATTTCTGCTACAATCGCATCTATCTCCTTTACAGCAGGATACGCAAAAAACACCGGTTCGGCATTCATCCCCGATACGCGCACATGATTTTTCCGGTCTTCTTCTTTGTCCGGACGGGTGAGTTCGTGCTTTTTAATCACACCATCCAGATAATCTTTCACTGCTGCTGCGGCAACAATTCCAGACTGATATTGCCCGTCCATCATCTGGCGATAGATATACAGACATTCCGCCTCATCCTGAAAAAACGTTCCCCGGGAGACCAGGTTGAGAAAATTATCCCGTCCTTTTTCATAAACCTCCATTGCGTAGTGATCCATTTCAGGAGGAAGGTCTATTTCAGGTTTTACAACATACAGGAAAGAATCGGGATTGCCCTGTACTTCTTCCCGGGCTTCTTCAGAATTGAGTACATCATAGGGCCTGGAAGCCACCGCCCGCGCCTTTTCCGGCACAGGTCTGAATCCTTTGAATGGTTTAATGATTGCCAAGTGCGTGAAATATTATAAGTTACGAATGCGAAATTTTTCCATAAAATCGACCAGTGCGACAATTCCTTCCAAAGGCATAGGGTTGTATATACTGGCCCGC
The Bacteroidia bacterium DNA segment above includes these coding regions:
- a CDS encoding DUF1015 family protein, coding for MAIIKPFKGFRPVPEKARAVASRPYDVLNSEEAREEVQGNPDSFLYVVKPEIDLPPEMDHYAMEVYEKGRDNFLNLVSRGTFFQDEAECLYIYRQMMDGQYQSGIVAAAAVKDYLDGVIKKHELTRPDKEEDRKNHVRVSGMNAEPVFFAYPAVKEIDAIVAEIEKETPDYDFIAEDGIGHTLWVVKEEAVVRRLVQLFSEKVPFTYVADGHHRTAAAALVGDERRKANPNHTGEEAYNYFLAVHFPDNQLRIIDYNRVVKDLAGLSKADFIQKIEQNFVVENRGKDIYKPESLHNFSMYLEGEWYSLTSRPGTFNDEDPIGVLDVTILSDHILGPILNITDLRRDTRIDFVGGIRGLGELKRRVDSGEMKVAFALFPVSMKQLIDIADTGNIMPPKTTWFEPKLRSGLVVHTFD